A genomic segment from Bubalus bubalis isolate 160015118507 breed Murrah chromosome 5, NDDB_SH_1, whole genome shotgun sequence encodes:
- the EIF1AD gene encoding probable RNA-binding protein EIF1AD — translation MSQATKRKHVVKEVLGEHMVPSDQQQIVRVLRTPGNNLHEVETAQGQRFLVSMPSKYRKNIWIKRGDFLIVDPIEEGEKVKAEISFVLCKDHVRSLQKDGHWPEAFSQVAEKDNNNRNRQTQPELPAEPQSSGEESSSEDDSDLFVNTNRRQYHESEEESEEEEAA, via the exons ATGTCTCAGGCCACCAAGAGGAAACATGTGGTGAAGGAGGTGCTGGGGGAGCACATGGTGCCCTCTGACCAGCAGCAGATCGTGAGG GTCCTCAGGACCCCAGGGAACAACCTACATGAGGTGGAGACAGCCCAGGGGCAGCGCTTCCTGGTGAGCATGCCCTCCAAGTACCGCAAGAACATCTGGATCAAGAGAG GGGACTTTCTCATCGTTGACCCTATTGAAGAAGGAGAGAAGGTGAAGGCTGAGATCTCCTTTGTGCTCTGCAAAGACCACGTGCGCTCTCTGCAGAAGGATGGGCACTG GCCCGAGGCCTTCTCCCAAGTGGCTGAGAAAGACAACAACAATAGGAACAG ACAGACTCAGCCAGAactcccagctgagccacagtcatcaggAGAAGAGTCCAGCTCTGAAGACGATTCTGACCTTTTTGTTAACACCAACCGCAGACAGTATCATGAGAGCGAggaggagagtgaagaggaagaggCGGCCTGA
- the BANF1 gene encoding barrier-to-autointegration factor, with translation MTTSQKHRDFVAEPMGEKPVGSLAGIGEVLGKKLEERGFDKAYVVLGQFLVLKKDEDLFREWLKDTCGANAKQSRDCFGCLREWCDAFL, from the exons ATGACAACCTCCCAAAAGCACCGAGACTTCGTGGCAGAGCCCATGGGGGAGAAGCCAGTGGGAAGCCTGGCCGGGATTGGCGAAGTCCTGGGCAAGAAACTGGAGGAAAGGGGCTTTGATAAG GCCTATGTGGTCCTCGGCCAGTTTCTGGTCCTAAAGAAAGATGAAGACCTCTTCCGGGAATGGCTGAAGGACACGTGTGGCGCCAACGCCAAGCAGTCCCGGGACTGCTTTGGCTGCCTGCGAGAGTGGTGTGACGCCTTCTTGTGA